From Heliomicrobium modesticaldum Ice1, a single genomic window includes:
- a CDS encoding YitT family protein codes for MKKDIGTWLKDVLGIALGGLIFAFGLNYFIIANHLAEGGLTGVALTLHYLFGWPVGTTYLLMNVPLFVIGWRVLGTEFALKTVLGTAVASIGVDLTRAFQSPMPGDLLLASLYGGSAIGLGLGVIFLFGGSTGGGDIIARLVNHRWGWPMGRVLFLVDVVVITSVGFIFGRSVAMYTLVAVFVASRIIDFVQEGAYSARAAMIISEKSTEIAQRVLEELERGATVFSARGVYTDAEKNVLYCVVSRSELVRLKTLVYELDPRAFMIVNEVHEVLGEGFRNWHSS; via the coding sequence CTTCGCCTTTGGCCTGAACTACTTCATCATCGCCAACCATTTGGCCGAGGGCGGTCTGACCGGTGTGGCTTTGACGCTGCACTACCTCTTCGGCTGGCCTGTCGGCACGACCTACCTGCTCATGAACGTCCCTCTCTTTGTCATCGGCTGGCGGGTGCTCGGCACCGAGTTTGCCCTCAAGACGGTTCTTGGCACTGCTGTCGCATCCATCGGCGTCGACCTGACTCGCGCCTTCCAATCTCCCATGCCTGGAGACCTGTTGCTGGCGTCTCTGTACGGGGGGTCGGCCATCGGCCTCGGGCTGGGGGTCATTTTTTTGTTCGGCGGATCGACAGGTGGTGGCGACATCATCGCCCGCTTGGTCAACCACCGCTGGGGCTGGCCCATGGGTCGGGTTCTCTTCCTGGTCGACGTGGTGGTGATCACCTCGGTGGGATTTATCTTCGGTCGCTCCGTCGCCATGTATACCCTGGTGGCTGTCTTCGTGGCCAGCCGGATCATCGATTTCGTCCAGGAGGGCGCTTATTCCGCCCGTGCGGCCATGATCATTTCGGAAAAATCGACGGAGATCGCTCAGCGCGTCCTTGAGGAGTTGGAACGGGGCGCCACCGTATTCAGCGCCCGCGGCGTCTACACGGATGCCGAGAAAAACGTCCTCTACTGCGTTGTCAGCCGCTCCGAATTGGTGCGGCTGAAGACGCTCGTCTACGAACTGGATCCGAGAGCTTTCATGATCGTCAATGAGGTCCATGAGGTTCTCGGCGAGGGGTTTCGCAACTGGCATTCGTCTTAA